Proteins encoded by one window of Chondromyces crocatus:
- a CDS encoding efflux RND transporter permease subunit — MMGRVIAWCATHRAFVIFAFVLAAFGADAARRRIPLDAIPDLSDPQVIVFTEWMGRSPTLVEDQVTYPIASALLAAPKVTDVRGFSMQGMSFVYVLFEEGTDVYWARSRVLEYLSSIQQRLPEGVSPSLGPDATGVGWIYQYAVVDRSGRQDAADLRALQDFTLRYALESVPGVAQVAAIGGFERQYQVTLDPERLRSFGVTFDEVAGAVRRSSSEVGGRVIELAGREYAVRGRGYVGSVEDLGAIVIRSNADGASVRVRDVGSARLGPDARRGAADLDGEGEVAGGIVVMRYGENALEVIQRVEAKLGELRKTLPEGVEIVTTYDRSGLIERAVDTLKRALIEEIAVVSVVIVLFLLHFRSALLPIISLPLAVLLAFVPMWWLGVPSTIMSLGGIAIAIGATVDAEIVMVEACHKALEHAPPGMSLKARARLLAKAAEEVTPAIFSSLLIIAVSFIPVFGLTGQAGRMFRPLAYTKTFVMIAAAILSVTLAPALRDLLLRGKIRPESKHPISRAVIAVYQPFVYVALRRPITTVLIGVLAVVSAIPVGMKLGSEFMPSLNEGDLLYMPTTLPGISIEEAKRQLQRQDAILKSFPEVKTVHGKIGRAETATDPAPLSMAETVIQLHPRAAWPKVPVTRWYSSWAPEGVKPALRWAWPEEREETWDELVAKLNGAMQLPGFTNAWTMPIRARIDMLTTGVRTPVGVKVFGHDLHAIERVGRQVEAIVGRVAGTRSVLYERSLGGSYVDVVPDRAALSRYGLQVEDVQAVIEGAVGGEVIAATVEGRGRFTINVRYKEDFRSSPQRIREVLVPLPVRAERGAVVSAGGSAGAEAGRGGDGMGAARGGAQAIPLGEVARVEVVEGPPMIRNEAGQLVGYVYIDVDPSRDIGGYVSDARAAVTGAMDRGELALDGGMYLSWTGQYELLEEMRERMQILVPLALAIVVVLLWLQFRNVTEVLIVLLSIPFALVGSVWLLHLLDYRLSTAVWVGIIALLGLAAQTGIVMIVYIDQAFFRRLRAGRIRDLNDIIWAHMEGTVMRVRPKLMTVATMLIGLTPLLWAEGSGADVMKRIAAPMVGGLLTSAFLTLEIIPVVYTWWRYAQLKKARRTGRPLEEIVGIQPSA, encoded by the coding sequence ATGATGGGGCGAGTCATCGCGTGGTGCGCGACGCACCGGGCATTCGTGATCTTCGCCTTCGTGCTGGCGGCGTTCGGCGCGGACGCGGCGCGGAGGCGGATCCCGCTCGACGCGATCCCGGATCTGTCGGATCCGCAGGTGATCGTCTTCACGGAGTGGATGGGGCGGTCGCCGACGCTGGTGGAGGATCAGGTGACGTACCCGATCGCCTCGGCGCTCCTGGCGGCGCCGAAGGTGACCGACGTGCGCGGCTTCTCCATGCAGGGGATGTCGTTCGTGTACGTGCTGTTCGAGGAGGGGACGGACGTCTACTGGGCACGGTCGCGGGTGCTGGAGTACCTGAGTTCGATCCAGCAGCGGCTGCCCGAGGGGGTCTCGCCGTCGCTGGGGCCGGACGCGACGGGGGTGGGGTGGATCTACCAGTACGCGGTGGTGGATCGGTCGGGGCGGCAGGACGCGGCGGATCTGCGGGCGCTCCAGGACTTCACGCTGCGGTACGCGCTGGAGAGCGTGCCCGGTGTGGCGCAGGTGGCCGCGATCGGCGGGTTCGAGCGGCAGTACCAGGTGACGCTGGATCCGGAGCGGTTGCGGTCGTTCGGGGTGACGTTCGATGAGGTGGCGGGGGCGGTCCGGCGGTCCAGCTCGGAGGTGGGCGGGCGCGTGATCGAGCTTGCGGGGCGCGAGTACGCGGTGCGAGGGCGGGGGTACGTGGGGAGCGTGGAGGACCTGGGCGCGATCGTGATCCGGTCGAACGCCGACGGGGCCAGCGTGCGGGTGCGGGACGTGGGCTCGGCACGGCTGGGGCCCGACGCGCGGCGAGGGGCCGCGGACCTGGACGGCGAGGGGGAGGTGGCCGGCGGGATCGTGGTGATGCGCTACGGGGAGAACGCGCTGGAGGTGATCCAGCGGGTGGAAGCAAAGCTCGGGGAGCTGCGGAAGACGCTGCCCGAGGGGGTGGAGATCGTCACCACCTACGATCGCTCGGGGCTGATCGAGCGGGCAGTGGACACGCTGAAGCGAGCGCTGATCGAGGAGATCGCGGTGGTCAGCGTGGTGATCGTGCTGTTCCTGCTGCACTTCCGGAGCGCGCTCTTGCCGATCATCAGCTTGCCGCTGGCGGTGCTGCTGGCGTTCGTGCCGATGTGGTGGCTGGGGGTTCCGTCGACGATCATGAGCCTCGGGGGGATCGCGATCGCGATCGGGGCGACCGTGGACGCGGAGATCGTGATGGTGGAGGCATGCCACAAGGCGCTGGAGCACGCGCCGCCAGGGATGTCGCTGAAGGCGCGGGCGAGGCTCCTGGCCAAGGCGGCGGAGGAGGTGACGCCCGCGATCTTCTCGTCGCTGCTCATCATCGCGGTGTCGTTCATCCCGGTCTTCGGGCTGACCGGGCAGGCAGGGCGGATGTTCCGGCCGCTGGCGTACACGAAGACGTTCGTGATGATCGCGGCGGCGATCCTGTCGGTGACGCTGGCGCCAGCGCTCCGGGATCTGCTTCTCCGGGGGAAGATCCGGCCGGAGTCGAAGCACCCGATCTCGCGGGCGGTGATCGCGGTGTACCAGCCGTTCGTGTACGTGGCGCTGCGGCGGCCGATCACCACGGTGCTGATCGGGGTCCTGGCGGTGGTGTCGGCGATCCCGGTGGGGATGAAGCTCGGGAGCGAGTTCATGCCCAGCCTGAACGAGGGGGATTTGCTGTACATGCCGACGACGCTGCCCGGGATCTCCATCGAGGAGGCGAAGCGGCAGCTCCAGCGGCAAGACGCGATCCTGAAGAGCTTCCCGGAAGTGAAGACGGTGCACGGGAAGATCGGGCGCGCGGAGACGGCGACCGATCCCGCGCCGCTGTCGATGGCGGAGACGGTGATCCAGCTCCACCCGCGAGCGGCGTGGCCGAAGGTGCCTGTGACGCGGTGGTACTCGTCGTGGGCGCCAGAGGGGGTGAAGCCCGCGCTGCGCTGGGCGTGGCCCGAGGAGCGCGAGGAGACCTGGGACGAGCTGGTGGCGAAGCTGAACGGGGCGATGCAGCTCCCGGGGTTCACGAACGCCTGGACGATGCCCATCCGGGCGCGGATCGACATGCTGACCACGGGGGTGCGGACCCCGGTGGGGGTGAAGGTGTTCGGGCACGATCTGCACGCGATCGAGCGGGTCGGCCGGCAAGTGGAGGCGATCGTCGGGCGGGTCGCCGGGACGCGGAGCGTGCTGTACGAGCGGTCGCTCGGAGGGTCGTACGTGGACGTGGTGCCCGATCGGGCGGCGCTGTCGCGCTATGGCCTCCAGGTCGAGGACGTGCAGGCGGTGATCGAGGGCGCCGTGGGGGGCGAGGTGATCGCGGCGACGGTAGAAGGGCGCGGTCGGTTCACGATCAACGTGCGGTACAAGGAGGATTTCCGGTCGTCGCCACAGCGGATCCGCGAGGTGCTGGTGCCCTTGCCGGTGCGCGCCGAGCGCGGAGCGGTGGTGTCGGCCGGAGGGAGCGCTGGCGCGGAGGCGGGGCGAGGCGGAGACGGGATGGGCGCTGCACGGGGCGGGGCGCAGGCAATCCCGCTCGGGGAAGTGGCGCGGGTGGAGGTGGTGGAAGGGCCGCCGATGATCCGCAACGAGGCGGGGCAGCTCGTGGGCTACGTGTACATCGACGTGGATCCGTCACGGGACATCGGCGGCTACGTGAGCGACGCGCGGGCGGCAGTGACGGGAGCGATGGATCGCGGGGAGCTCGCGCTCGATGGCGGGATGTACCTGTCATGGACGGGGCAGTACGAGCTGCTCGAGGAGATGCGGGAACGGATGCAGATCCTGGTGCCGCTCGCGCTGGCGATCGTGGTGGTGCTGCTCTGGCTGCAGTTCCGCAACGTGACCGAGGTGCTGATCGTGCTCCTGTCGATCCCGTTCGCGCTGGTGGGGAGCGTGTGGCTGCTCCACCTGCTCGACTACCGCCTCTCGACGGCGGTGTGGGTGGGGATCATCGCCCTGCTCGGGCTGGCGGCGCAGACGGGGATCGTGATGATCGTGTACATCGATCAGGCGTTTTTCCGTCGGCTGCGGGCGGGGAGGATCCGCGATCTGAACGACATCATCTGGGCCCACATGGAAGGGACGGTGATGCGGGTGCGGCCGAAGCTGATGACGGTGGCGACCATGCTGATCGGGCTGACGCCGCTCCTGTGGGCCGAAGGGAGCGGCGCCGATGTGATGAAGCGCATCGCCGCGCCGATGGTGGGGGGGTTGCTCACGAGCGCATTCCTGACGCTGGAGATCATCCCCGTGGTGTATACGTGGTGGCGTTATGCTCAGCTCAAGAAGGCCCGACGGACGGGGCGGCCGCTCGAGGAGATCGTGGGCATCCAGCCATCTGCATGA
- a CDS encoding serine/threonine protein kinase — translation MIGTTLDGKYQIRKLLGEGAMGSVYEAEHTATGRRVAVKVISSADLTKDPKVVSRFQREARAAGAIETQHITQVLDAGVDRESNLPFLVMEYMVGDDLMALIKRVGVLSPDLVLRIGAQACLGLQKAHTASVVHRDIKPHNLFLARREAGEVVVKLLDFGIAKVKMDQAHDTEGAELTRTGNLLGSPLYMSPEQARGAKEIDWRTDIWSLGAVMYQALTGRTPYHHINALGELIISICSVPPPPVQDFAPWVAPEVAAIVHNCLQQDPGRRYQSAEQLLAAIKQLLPYGWTIQEDMLISLEDSMRQHAAPRLPLSMPPPRPEMGSHPAMGSNPSLSSSPGLASSPALGVAPGMGSSPSLGYAHSGAGTNGALTQSHGHGAPSASSKAPLVISALALAAALGVGIVILGRTQETPPAPPPAAPVQTEAAPTPPKPDPAPTPVPVVEAKPRRVRLTVEPKDVSVEVDSNGVPVTDAQVRNGVLEFNGVLGGEYRVRLSKGKNETVETVVMGESGPNPPRLELRPPGAPKPASTATPGAVAAPTPTPTPQRGVIEDTGEFGN, via the coding sequence GTGATTGGCACCACCCTCGACGGTAAGTACCAGATTCGCAAGCTCCTCGGTGAGGGCGCGATGGGGTCGGTGTACGAGGCCGAGCACACGGCCACGGGCCGGCGCGTCGCGGTCAAGGTCATCAGCTCCGCGGACCTGACGAAGGATCCCAAGGTCGTCAGCCGGTTCCAGCGCGAGGCGCGGGCGGCTGGCGCCATCGAGACGCAGCACATCACCCAGGTGCTCGACGCGGGCGTCGATCGCGAGAGCAACCTGCCGTTCCTGGTGATGGAGTACATGGTCGGCGACGACCTGATGGCGCTGATCAAGCGCGTCGGGGTGCTGTCGCCAGACCTGGTGCTGCGCATCGGGGCACAGGCGTGCCTCGGGCTGCAGAAGGCGCACACGGCGAGCGTGGTGCACCGCGACATCAAGCCACACAACCTGTTCCTCGCGCGGCGCGAGGCGGGGGAGGTGGTGGTCAAGCTGCTCGACTTCGGGATCGCCAAGGTCAAGATGGACCAGGCGCACGACACCGAGGGCGCGGAGCTGACCCGCACCGGAAACCTGCTCGGGTCACCGCTCTACATGTCGCCGGAGCAAGCGCGCGGGGCGAAGGAGATCGACTGGCGGACGGACATCTGGTCGCTCGGCGCGGTGATGTACCAGGCCCTCACGGGGCGGACGCCGTACCACCACATCAACGCGCTGGGAGAGCTGATCATCTCGATCTGCTCGGTGCCGCCGCCGCCCGTGCAGGACTTCGCGCCCTGGGTGGCGCCCGAAGTCGCCGCCATCGTGCACAACTGCCTGCAGCAGGATCCCGGCCGCCGCTACCAGAGCGCCGAACAGCTCCTCGCGGCGATCAAACAGCTCTTGCCCTACGGGTGGACGATCCAGGAAGACATGCTGATCTCGCTGGAAGACAGCATGCGGCAGCACGCGGCGCCGCGGCTCCCCTTGAGCATGCCGCCGCCGAGGCCAGAGATGGGCTCGCACCCCGCGATGGGCTCGAACCCCAGCTTGAGCTCCTCGCCAGGGCTGGCCTCTTCCCCTGCGCTGGGCGTCGCGCCCGGGATGGGGTCGTCGCCGTCCCTTGGCTATGCGCACTCGGGGGCGGGGACGAACGGGGCGCTCACGCAGTCTCATGGGCACGGCGCTCCCTCTGCCAGCTCGAAGGCGCCGCTGGTGATCAGCGCGCTGGCGCTGGCCGCAGCCCTCGGGGTGGGCATCGTGATTCTCGGGCGAACGCAAGAGACGCCGCCTGCACCACCCCCCGCGGCGCCCGTGCAGACGGAGGCCGCGCCGACCCCACCGAAGCCCGATCCTGCGCCGACGCCAGTGCCCGTCGTCGAGGCCAAGCCGCGGCGCGTGCGGCTGACGGTGGAGCCCAAGGACGTGAGCGTCGAGGTGGACAGCAACGGGGTCCCGGTGACGGACGCCCAGGTCCGCAACGGGGTGCTCGAGTTCAACGGGGTGCTGGGCGGGGAGTACCGGGTGCGCCTCTCCAAGGGGAAGAACGAGACCGTGGAGACGGTGGTGATGGGCGAGTCGGGGCCGAACCCGCCGCGGCTGGAGCTGCGGCCGCCGGGGGCACCGAAGCCCGCGTCCACAGCGACGCCTGGCGCGGTGGCAGCGCCGACGCCGACGCCGACCCCCCAGCGAGGCGTCATCGAGGACACGGGCGAGTTCGGTAACTGA
- a CDS encoding PEGA domain-containing protein has translation MRDARRRGREVMVHSKSIVVGVLIMALTAETALAQPAPAPTTASGAAQGADTTPGGASGAQPGAETQAPPTAQPGATDGGSSDGGPIISEEIRQQARSHFQRGLSLLREEAWAPALAEFLLSRKLFPTRAATNNAAIAMRKLQRYDEALDMFETLLRDFQVPDAERAAAQRELAELRSLVGTIDVAGAEPGASIVVSGEDRGEYPPVKPLRVAAGTHLVRVVKEGYEPFEGRVTVAGGQVASITAKLRKLTASGRLRITERTGKSVEVLVDNVVVGRTPWEGRLGVGDHMVVLRGEGKLGTQPTPAQVKSQELTSLALLAEDLDASLRVDPTPPGASVWINAVNVGNGVWLGRLKAGQHRVEVKSEGFTPVVRTVTLAKGQRETVAVALERDEDAALWRKPARVMFDVSTSLLLAPSFGGEVAGGCSGDCSRSMGLGALNLVHGGYELGSGLGFGLEAGFLVVTQQVTGRATNFTPNGFASPSVGTADDALRLTGFLGGATIGYHLGERFPALFRLGVGVMAGQVRDERRGRFRTSSGGAFDASPVADFQSATYVYVDPEVRIGARFAQHFEVSAGVQALLLIAASQPRWNSSIELAASTDGIGRYGDESLMGDIVLMLAPGVSLRYDF, from the coding sequence GTGCGTGACGCGAGACGCCGTGGGCGCGAGGTGATGGTCCACTCCAAGAGCATCGTCGTCGGTGTGCTGATCATGGCGCTGACTGCCGAGACGGCGCTCGCACAGCCGGCACCGGCGCCGACCACGGCCTCGGGCGCCGCGCAGGGCGCTGACACGACCCCAGGGGGCGCGTCTGGCGCGCAGCCAGGAGCGGAGACGCAAGCGCCTCCCACGGCACAACCCGGAGCGACCGATGGTGGGTCCTCCGATGGTGGGCCGATCATCTCCGAGGAAATTCGTCAGCAGGCGCGCTCGCATTTTCAGCGAGGTCTGTCGTTGCTGCGCGAGGAGGCATGGGCGCCTGCGCTGGCAGAGTTCCTGCTGTCGCGGAAGCTCTTCCCCACCCGCGCGGCCACGAACAACGCGGCCATCGCGATGCGCAAGCTGCAGCGCTACGACGAGGCGCTCGACATGTTCGAGACGCTGCTCCGCGACTTCCAGGTGCCGGACGCAGAGCGGGCGGCAGCGCAGCGTGAGCTGGCGGAGCTGCGATCGCTGGTGGGGACCATCGACGTGGCAGGCGCCGAGCCTGGCGCTTCCATCGTGGTGAGCGGCGAGGATCGGGGGGAGTACCCACCCGTGAAGCCGCTTCGCGTGGCAGCCGGCACGCACCTGGTGCGGGTGGTCAAGGAGGGGTACGAGCCCTTCGAGGGGCGCGTGACGGTGGCCGGCGGGCAGGTCGCGTCGATCACGGCGAAGCTCCGCAAGCTGACCGCCTCGGGGCGGCTGCGCATCACGGAGCGCACGGGCAAGTCGGTCGAGGTGCTGGTCGACAACGTGGTCGTCGGTCGAACGCCCTGGGAAGGCCGGCTGGGCGTCGGCGATCACATGGTGGTGCTGCGGGGCGAGGGGAAGCTGGGGACGCAGCCCACGCCCGCCCAGGTGAAGTCGCAGGAGCTGACCAGCCTGGCGCTGCTCGCCGAGGATCTGGACGCCTCTTTGCGCGTGGATCCGACGCCGCCTGGCGCCAGCGTGTGGATCAACGCGGTCAACGTCGGGAACGGGGTGTGGCTGGGACGGCTCAAGGCCGGTCAGCACCGGGTGGAGGTGAAGTCCGAGGGCTTCACGCCGGTGGTGCGCACGGTGACGCTCGCCAAGGGCCAGCGCGAGACGGTGGCGGTGGCGCTGGAGCGCGACGAGGACGCGGCGCTCTGGCGGAAGCCGGCGCGGGTGATGTTCGATGTGAGCACGTCGCTGCTGCTGGCGCCGTCGTTCGGCGGTGAGGTGGCCGGTGGGTGCAGCGGGGATTGCTCTCGCTCGATGGGGCTGGGGGCGTTGAACCTCGTGCACGGAGGCTACGAGCTGGGCTCCGGGCTGGGCTTCGGGCTCGAAGCGGGGTTCCTGGTGGTGACGCAGCAGGTGACGGGGCGCGCCACGAATTTCACGCCGAACGGCTTCGCCTCGCCGAGCGTGGGTACGGCGGACGACGCGCTGAGGCTGACGGGTTTCCTCGGTGGAGCCACCATCGGCTACCACCTGGGGGAGCGGTTCCCTGCGCTGTTCCGGCTCGGCGTGGGGGTGATGGCCGGGCAGGTCCGCGATGAGCGGCGGGGTCGGTTCAGGACCTCTTCCGGGGGGGCATTCGATGCTTCACCGGTCGCAGACTTCCAGTCGGCGACGTACGTGTACGTCGATCCCGAGGTGCGCATCGGCGCGCGCTTCGCACAGCACTTCGAGGTGAGTGCCGGGGTACAGGCGCTGTTGCTCATCGCGGCGAGCCAGCCTCGGTGGAACTCGTCGATCGAGCTCGCGGCATCGACGGACGGGATCGGGAGGTACGGCGACGAGTCCTTGATGGGGGACATCGTGCTGATGCTCGCTCCTGGTGTGAGCCTTCGTTACGACTTCTGA